One segment of Coffea arabica cultivar ET-39 chromosome 7c, Coffea Arabica ET-39 HiFi, whole genome shotgun sequence DNA contains the following:
- the LOC113697840 gene encoding uncharacterized protein, with the protein MGDQQHPDSSPLIVAPAPIKDPSEIDLEAGPEEQIQCRICLETDGRDFIAPCKCKGTSKFVHRECLDHWRAVKEGFAFAHCTTCKAPYHLRVHVLADRRWRTLKFRFFVTRDILFIFLAVQLVISSLAYLVYLVDSHQEFWLRLAWGFDGELSFYYICGALLFFALLGLSGCVITFYDRRVRNDLAQPCRELCLCCCQPGMCADCHLPGTLCMWTDCTTCFESGASAFSECGCLGGAGEAGLPLLLIMALVVLGLFTVIGIFYSVLVATMVGQRIWQRHYHILAKRMLTKEYVVEDVDGEMTGSDWSPPPLPPEHVQQLKTLGLL; encoded by the exons atgggTGATCAGCAGCACCCTGATTCTTCTCCTCTCATCGTTGCTCCGGCTCCGATCAAGGACCCGTCGGAGATCGACCTTGAAGCCGGCCCAGAGGAACAAATTCAATGCCGAATTTGCCTCGAAACTGACG GTAGGGATTTTATTGCACCTTGCAAGTGCAAAGGGACATCGAAATTTGTTCACCGTGAATGCCTTGATCACTGGCGGGCTGTGAAG GAAGGTTTTGCATTTGCCCATTGCACAACTTGCAAGGCTCCTTATCACTTGAGAGTTCACGTCCTTGCTGATAGAAGATGGCGAACGTTGAAGTTCCGATTTTTCGTGACTAGAGACATTCTgttcatttttcttgctgtgcaGCTT GTAATTTCTTCATTGGCATATTTAGTATATTTGGTTGACAGTCACCAGGAGTTCTGGCTTCGTCTAGCCTGGGGTTTTGATGGTGAACTCAGTTTCTATTACATATGTG GGGCGCTCTTGTTTTTTGCTTTGCTGGGACTATCTGGGTGTGTCATAACTTTTTATGACAGAAGAGTGCGCAACGATCTTGCTCAGCCATGTCGAGAATTATGCCTTTGTTGCTGTCAGCCGGG AATGTGTGCTGACTGTCACTTGCCTGGCACACTTTGTATGTGGACTGATTGTACTACATGCTTTGAAAGCGGCGCTAGTGCATTTAGTGAATGTGGTTGCTTGGGAGGAGCTGGTGAAGCTGGATTGCCATTATTATTAATAATGGCCTTGGTTGTGCTTGGACTGTTTACTGTGATTGGCATATTCTACAGTGTTTTGGTGGCCACAATGGTTGGACAAAGGATTTGGCAGCGGCACTACCACATACTTGCAAAAAGAATGCTGACAAAA GAATATGTTGTGGAAGATGTGGATGGTGAGATGACTGGATCTGATTGGTCTCCCCCACCACTTCCACCTGAGCATGTGCAACAGTTGAAGACACTCGGGCTTCTGTAG